TGCACTTCTGCTTTTTCGTTGTGTCTGCAAAACTCTTCACGAGCCAGTTTTGCTTCGTGTAAACCGCTTGCAGTACACCCTTGTAAATATTTTGCAACAAGGTCAAAAGTAGACCACATAGCAAAACCTTTAAGTGCTAAAATAATTTTTGCACCGCTTTCTTCTTGTACATACTCAAGTAGTTTTAGATTTTTCTCTAATAACTCCTCTTCACATACATATGCCGGTGTAGGTATATCTCTCAACTTAGATCCCTTTCTAATCTTCAATACTTAAACTTAGATATTCTGTCTGTAATCTATGTGCCGTATGTTCAAAGTATCTATGGTCATACCCCATCTCTTCAACAAGCTTCACACTTTTTGAAATAGAGTCTTCGGTTAAAACCTCTTTGACATTAATGGCTGTGCGGACTATGTTAAGGGCCTTAATAAATTCACAAATTTTTTTATCATTTTGAGAGCACTCTTGCTCATTAAGTCCTTCTAAAATTTTAATATATAGTCCATCCAGATTCCAGTGCTCAAACAACTTTGCCGAGATGTAGTAACTTGTTACTCCTAAAAGTTCCCGTTCATACTCATCTGAATTGTCACACTCATTAAAGCCTTCACGGAACTCACTTGTATACTCACTCTCTATAACCTCATGTGCTAAGATGAGTTTTCCACCCTCCATAATAAGAGCCAGCGATGATAAAAAGCCTGCTTCTTGAATATCAATTTGAGAAAACCACTGTAACATTAATGCACTTTGCAAGTGACACAGTTCATTAAACTGCTCATTCGTAAGGTTGTAAACACTCATATCAGCTTTTACATTGTTTAACAAAGCGTAGTGGATCACTAAAACTATAATCTTTCTTGCCCCTAGCAGTGTAATTGCCAAAGTAATAGATGAAATTTTATTTTTAAATCCGTAATACGGAGAGTTGATCATCTTTAAAATATTTGCCGTTAACATAGCATCTGACTCTATCGCCTTAGACAACTTTACTATATCGATATCTCTGGTATTACTGTTATAAACAGCTTCTATCTCATCGGCTATCGAAGAAAGTGAAGGGAGAGTTTCAATCTTTTGTGCTATGTCGGCAAAAGTCATAACTTACACTTCCAGCTCTTTAACTTTCCAAGGAAGTCCTTGTTTGTTCATCTCTTCCATAAACGGATCGGGATCAAGCTGTTCCATATTAAACACACCTGTACCACTCCAAATCTCTTCTAACATCAATTTTGCACCAATCATTGCAGGAACTCCGGTTGTATATGAAACTCCCTGAGAAAGTACCTCTTTATAGCACTCTTCGTGATCTTTTACTTGGTAGATATAGATTTTTTTCTTCACACCGTCTTTGAGCCCTTCAGCAACAATACCGATGTTTGTTTTCCCTTTAGTTCTAGGACCAAGAGATGCTGGATCTGGCAGCAATGTTTTTAAGAACTCGATCGGAATAATTTTTTGCCCTTGGTGTTCAACAGGCTCAATCCCTAGCATACCAACATTTTGAAGCACTTCCATATGTTTTAAATAACTTTGTCCAAATGTCATAAAGAAACGGATACGTTTTAAACCTTTAATATTTTGTACAAGCGATTCCATCTCTTCATGGTAAAGAAGATAAGAGTCTTTCGGCCCTACTTCAGGATAATCCCAAACTTGCATAATCTCCATAGGCTCAGTTTCTATCCACTCACCGTTTTCCCAGTAACGCCCTTTAGCACTTACTTCACGAAGGTTAATCTCTGGGTTGAAGTTTGTAGCAAACGGATATCCGTGATCACCTGCATTACAATCTAAAATGTCAATGTAGTGGATCTCGTCAAAATAATGCTTTTGCGCATATGCACAAAATACGTTTGTAGCGCCAGGATCAAAGCCACTTCCAAGCAGTCCCATAATTCCGGCTTCTTTAAATTTATCATCTCTAGCCCACTGCTCTTTATACTCAAACTTAGCTTCATCAGGATGTTCATAGTTTGCAGTATCTAAATACGGTGTATTTGTAGCTATACATGCATCCATAATAGTTAAATCTTGATACGGTAATGCCACGTTAATAACAATATCGGCACCAACTTGTTTTATAAACTCAATAAGCTCATTAGTATTATCAGCATCAATACTTGCTGTCTCAATAGTTACATTTTTGATTTCTAAAGCGATCTCATCACACTTAGATTTTGTACGGCTTGCAAGGATGATTTTTCCAAATACATCAGCATTCATTGCACATTTATGCGCAACAACTCTTCCTACTCCACCGGCACCAATAATCAATGTTGTATTCATTGCAGTGTTCTCCTATATTTTGTACTGATATTTTAGCACATGAAATATTAAGTTTAGACCATCTTAAATGCGATCAGCAGGACAAAAATCCAAATCATGCCCGTCACAATTAAACTGAGCAGAACAAGTGTAGCCCCGACATCTTTTGCTTTTTTTGCCATGATGTGATAGTCAAGTGTTACAAGATCTACAACTCTCTCGATCGCAGAGTTTGCTACCTCTGAAGCAACCGGTATAAATAAAGAGATAAATAAAATAGCCGAATATGTAAAATCTATCGGCAATACCCATGCGATTATCCCCATACTAAAAAGCATTAAAAGCTGCCACTTAAATGATGTTTCATGTTTTACGATATCTACAAACCCTTCAAGTGCATATTTACCGTTTCTAAAAAGATTATGTTTCGGTTTATTTAATTCCATATTCATCCTTCATCTGTTTTATTCTCTTTTCTAATTCATTTGCTTTTATATTTTTAGAAAGAGGTGTTCCAAACACCACTTTCACAGTACGTCTTGAAAAAAAACCATTGTGTTGGTTTGGTGTTTTATTTTTTGCAAATTTGCTGCCAAACATACCATCTATGAAAAAAGGAACGACATAACCATCATAGCCACCGTCTATCAGCTCAAACCCTTTTTGAAAAGTTGTTATATCGGTGTTTTTTGCTATGGCACCTTCAGGAAAAACAGCCACTATTCTTCCACGCTTTAACCTTCGAGAAGCTTCTTTAAATGCATCTTTAAATGCACGAGAAGAAAGAGGTATCACCTCCCCTTTTTTGAGTACCGGTTGTAACCACTTGATCGAATAGATATCTTTATCCATCATATAGTTTATTTTTCGTCTGATCGGTAACTGTAAAAGAGCCCAATCAACCCAGCTAACATGATTTCCAAGAAGTAAGACACCTTTTTCGTCTTGTATATTTTCCAGCCCTTCATACTCCAGTTTATATCTAAGCGATAAAAGTATTCCTACAAAATTCCAAAATATCTCAACCAAATACTCTGAAAATATCGTATAGATAAGATAAACTCCTACAACGCCCATCACATAGAACAACAGCTCCCCATTCATCCCAAAATATGCAAAAAAAGTTGTCAACACTAAAAAAGAGAACATAAAAATATTTTGAACAAAATTACTTGCTGCTAAGATAACCCCTAGATGTACATTGGAAGAGAGGTATTGAATACGAGCGTTTAACGGTACAAGTAAAAAAGCGGCAAAAATACCAAAAGCTGTAAACATAAAGGCAATAATTCCCATAGAGTGTACAAAAGGTACTAAAAATACGATCACCGTAATAAAAAATGCACCAATTCCTGTTAAACCTAAGTTAATATGGTACTTTGAGAATTTTGCCGCTATGATCGAGCCAAGCACAATGCCGATTCCCGCTAAAGCCATTACACCCTGTACATAGATCGTGTT
Above is a window of Sulfurimonas marina DNA encoding:
- a CDS encoding MFS transporter — its product is MNKKEKIFAITGMINYIFVVFLNAFTDLGHKIIVQNTIFKIYDGSTQIMLTAIVNALILFPFILVFSPSGFLADRFAKSKVMQYSALFGVILTLLITYAYYQGWFLFAFAMTFLLALQSAIYSPAKYGYIKELVGVKFISSGNAAVQATTTVAILSGIITYTIFFESLYSDDLKTKEEILRAIAPLGWFLVLGMTIEWFLTFKLPNTQTQASSRKFAFKRYLKGIYLKKNIKAITRKKEILHAIISLSLFWSISQVVLAVFGEYAKTELGITNTIYVQGVMALAGIGIVLGSIIAAKFSKYHINLGLTGIGAFFITVIVFLVPFVHSMGIIAFMFTAFGIFAAFLLVPLNARIQYLSSNVHLGVILAASNFVQNIFMFSFLVLTTFFAYFGMNGELLFYVMGVVGVYLIYTIFSEYLVEIFWNFVGILLSLRYKLEYEGLENIQDEKGVLLLGNHVSWVDWALLQLPIRRKINYMMDKDIYSIKWLQPVLKKGEVIPLSSRAFKDAFKEASRRLKRGRIVAVFPEGAIAKNTDITTFQKGFELIDGGYDGYVVPFFIDGMFGSKFAKNKTPNQHNGFFSRRTVKVVFGTPLSKNIKANELEKRIKQMKDEYGIK
- a CDS encoding saccharopine dehydrogenase family protein, producing the protein MNTTLIIGAGGVGRVVAHKCAMNADVFGKIILASRTKSKCDEIALEIKNVTIETASIDADNTNELIEFIKQVGADIVINVALPYQDLTIMDACIATNTPYLDTANYEHPDEAKFEYKEQWARDDKFKEAGIMGLLGSGFDPGATNVFCAYAQKHYFDEIHYIDILDCNAGDHGYPFATNFNPEINLREVSAKGRYWENGEWIETEPMEIMQVWDYPEVGPKDSYLLYHEEMESLVQNIKGLKRIRFFMTFGQSYLKHMEVLQNVGMLGIEPVEHQGQKIIPIEFLKTLLPDPASLGPRTKGKTNIGIVAEGLKDGVKKKIYIYQVKDHEECYKEVLSQGVSYTTGVPAMIGAKLMLEEIWSGTGVFNMEQLDPDPFMEEMNKQGLPWKVKELEV
- a CDS encoding HDOD domain-containing protein, with product MTFADIAQKIETLPSLSSIADEIEAVYNSNTRDIDIVKLSKAIESDAMLTANILKMINSPYYGFKNKISSITLAITLLGARKIIVLVIHYALLNNVKADMSVYNLTNEQFNELCHLQSALMLQWFSQIDIQEAGFLSSLALIMEGGKLILAHEVIESEYTSEFREGFNECDNSDEYERELLGVTSYYISAKLFEHWNLDGLYIKILEGLNEQECSQNDKKICEFIKALNIVRTAINVKEVLTEDSISKSVKLVEEMGYDHRYFEHTAHRLQTEYLSLSIED
- a CDS encoding diacylglycerol kinase, with the protein product MELNKPKHNLFRNGKYALEGFVDIVKHETSFKWQLLMLFSMGIIAWVLPIDFTYSAILFISLFIPVASEVANSAIERVVDLVTLDYHIMAKKAKDVGATLVLLSLIVTGMIWIFVLLIAFKMV